One region of Cyanobacterium stanieri LEGE 03274 genomic DNA includes:
- a CDS encoding type I restriction-modification system subunit M N-terminal domain-containing protein codes for MDISTHNKLVSFIWSIADDCLRDVFVRGKYRDVILPMFVLRRLDCLLEETKDKVMEEVRFQREDVGLVDLEAEGLREA; via the coding sequence ATGGATATAAGTACCCATAACAAATTAGTATCGTTCATTTGGTCTATTGCCGATGACTGTTTACGAGATGTATTTGTGCGGGGAAAATATAGAGATGTCATCTTACCTATGTTTGTCTTAAGAAGGTTAGATTGCCTTTTGGAAGAAACCAAAGACAAAGTAATGGAAGAAGTGAGATTTCAGAGGGAGGATGTGGGCTTAGTTGACTTAGAAGCAGAAGGTTTGAGGGAGGCTT